A genomic stretch from Deinococcus cellulosilyticus NBRC 106333 = KACC 11606 includes:
- a CDS encoding ABC transporter permease — protein MSQPEVNKPVVAPRFRFDVLSYGPLLGLILLGILGAALNPDFATWGNISNVLTRTSLVGIIAIGATFVIISGGIDLSVGSLLALQSGVMILTLNFLVTTFGASVPTLLIGLAATVVLGFVVGLLHGLLITKGRIEAFIVTLGTAAIFRAVLTELAQGGTLTFQDSKLADLYSPVYYAAPLGIPVPILVFLGVALIAGLILNRTAFGRYVQAIGSNEQVARYATIRVDMVKTWVYVFQALCVTIATILYVPRLGSASNSTGLGFELEAIAAVIIGGTSLKGGNGKIFGTVIGAILLTTIGNVLNITSLISEYLNPAVQGVVIIIVAFLQRNRK, from the coding sequence ATGTCACAGCCTGAGGTCAACAAACCCGTGGTGGCCCCGAGGTTCCGGTTTGATGTCCTGAGTTACGGGCCCTTGCTGGGCCTGATCCTGCTGGGCATTCTGGGGGCTGCCTTGAACCCGGATTTCGCAACCTGGGGCAACATCAGCAATGTGCTGACCCGCACCTCCCTGGTGGGCATCATCGCCATTGGAGCGACTTTTGTGATCATCTCCGGTGGGATTGACCTGTCGGTGGGGTCCCTGCTGGCCCTGCAATCTGGTGTGATGATCCTGACCCTGAATTTTCTGGTCACGACCTTTGGGGCGAGTGTCCCGACCCTCTTGATCGGACTGGCGGCCACGGTGGTTCTGGGATTTGTGGTGGGGCTCCTGCATGGCTTACTGATCACCAAAGGAAGGATTGAGGCCTTCATCGTCACCCTTGGTACGGCAGCCATCTTCCGTGCCGTTCTGACCGAACTGGCCCAGGGGGGAACCCTCACCTTTCAGGACTCCAAACTCGCAGACCTGTACAGCCCGGTCTATTATGCAGCTCCACTGGGCATCCCTGTGCCCATCCTGGTTTTTCTGGGGGTGGCCCTGATTGCAGGACTGATCCTCAACCGCACCGCATTTGGACGGTACGTGCAGGCCATTGGGAGCAACGAACAGGTGGCCCGGTATGCCACGATCCGGGTGGACATGGTGAAAACCTGGGTGTACGTGTTTCAGGCGCTCTGTGTCACCATCGCAACCATTCTGTATGTGCCCAGGCTGGGCAGTGCCAGCAACAGCACCGGACTGGGGTTTGAACTGGAAGCCATCGCTGCCGTGATCATCGGGGGAACTTCCCTGAAGGGCGGCAATGGCAAGATCTTTGGCACGGTGATCGGAGCGATCCTGCTCACCACCATTGGCAACGTCCTGAACATCACCAGCCTGATTTCCGAATATCTCAACCCTGCTGTTCAGGGGGTCGTGATCATCATCGTGGCCTTCTTGCAGCGCAACCGCAAATGA
- a CDS encoding sugar ABC transporter ATP-binding protein: MSFLEFQNISKSYGPVPVLHDVAFSVEQGEAHAIIGENGAGKSTLMKILSGYTPATSGQLLLDGQALHFRSNREAEQAGIVLIHQEFNLVEDLTITDNIFLGRERKRGMLLDDTTMHAEARHLLEQVGLNLDPRTRVRDLIIPHKQLVEIARALGRQARVLILDEPTATLTPSETEILFSIMRDLKSRGVTLLYISHKLEEVKQITERVTVLRDGRFVTTRETASLSQLEMANLLVGRDLQDMFPDKPGEPSTKRVLEVQHVTVPRWATDVSFDLHEGEILGFAGLVGAGRTELFEGLLGLRPSNGGKIIYRGKELKIRNPRDASRAGLVYLSEDRKGKGLLMDTFLRPNLTLSVLKLYAKPLLDFQAERRALDNARMEYNIRADRADIPARSLSGGNQQKLALAKIMQLNPEVIILDEPTRGVDIGAKREIYFLMAKLARAGRSVIVISSELPELLGLCHRIVVMRQGEVMGVLSGEDLTESEVIQHATGVKRGDVHVTA, from the coding sequence TTGTCGTTTCTGGAATTTCAGAACATCTCCAAATCCTACGGTCCGGTTCCGGTGTTGCACGATGTGGCTTTCTCTGTGGAACAGGGGGAGGCCCACGCCATCATCGGTGAGAACGGGGCAGGGAAGAGCACCCTGATGAAAATCCTTTCAGGGTACACCCCGGCAACTTCAGGTCAACTTCTTCTCGATGGTCAGGCCCTGCATTTCCGCAGCAACCGGGAAGCCGAACAGGCAGGCATCGTCCTGATTCACCAGGAGTTCAATCTGGTGGAAGACCTGACGATCACCGACAACATCTTTCTGGGTCGGGAACGGAAAAGAGGCATGCTGCTCGATGACACCACCATGCACGCCGAGGCGAGACACCTGCTGGAACAGGTGGGACTGAACCTGGACCCCAGAACCCGCGTGCGGGACCTGATCATTCCTCACAAGCAACTCGTGGAGATCGCCAGGGCACTGGGCAGGCAGGCCAGGGTGCTGATTCTGGATGAGCCCACCGCCACACTGACCCCCTCGGAAACCGAAATTCTCTTCTCGATCATGCGGGACCTGAAATCCCGTGGAGTGACCCTGCTTTACATTTCCCACAAGCTGGAGGAGGTCAAACAGATCACAGAACGGGTGACGGTCCTCAGGGATGGTCGTTTTGTGACCACCCGTGAAACCGCATCCCTGAGCCAGCTGGAAATGGCCAACCTGCTGGTGGGCCGGGACCTGCAGGACATGTTTCCAGACAAACCCGGGGAGCCCAGCACCAAGAGGGTGCTGGAGGTGCAGCACGTCACTGTTCCCAGATGGGCTACAGATGTCAGTTTTGACCTTCATGAAGGGGAGATTCTGGGATTTGCCGGGCTGGTTGGGGCAGGTCGAACAGAGCTCTTTGAGGGGTTGCTGGGCCTCAGGCCCAGCAACGGAGGCAAGATCATCTACCGGGGAAAGGAGCTGAAAATTCGCAATCCCAGAGACGCATCCAGAGCAGGACTGGTGTACCTGAGTGAGGACCGCAAAGGCAAAGGGCTGCTGATGGACACTTTTTTAAGGCCCAACCTGACCCTCAGTGTGCTCAAACTGTACGCAAAGCCCCTGCTGGACTTTCAGGCAGAACGGCGTGCGCTGGACAACGCCCGCATGGAATACAACATCCGGGCCGACCGGGCAGACATTCCTGCAAGGTCCCTGTCCGGGGGAAACCAGCAGAAACTCGCCCTCGCCAAGATCATGCAACTCAACCCCGAGGTGATCATTCTGGACGAGCCCACCCGTGGGGTGGACATCGGGGCCAAAAGGGAGATCTATTTTCTGATGGCAAAACTCGCCCGTGCAGGTCGCAGTGTGATCGTGATTTCCAGTGAACTCCCTGAATTGCTGGGTCTGTGTCACCGCATCGTGGTGATGCGGCAGGGAGAGGTGATGGGGGTGCTGTCTGGCGAGGACCTCACCGAGTCTGAAGTCATCCAGCATGCCACTGGCGTCAAGAGGGGGGATGTGCATGTCACAGCCTGA
- a CDS encoding AraC family transcriptional regulator — protein sequence MTPYRTATTRDDERTYCQHTCEPLRAASRAGTLDLVAWGHDLYPGRSFEKHMVPEVRSVGMWNAPRKQQWGLDWHHNTGLEFGYVERGKLGFALEEDSWLLHPGTLTLTRPWQKHRLGNPHVEACTYHWLLLDVGPVEEDSWKWPDWLVCSAQDLKHLRDLLDRQSAPVWHGNAETARCFGRIRSALLLPEPEQVAARLKLHVNELVLATLELLSQQEHTSQALPGAYRTVQLFLGNLIHHLDQPWTLNSMAEHCHLGRSQFSHYCLSITNMTPIDYLNHQRLNLARQLLDSQPELSITEISNRCGFNSSQYFANSFKAREGCTPSEYRKRRFGGLPPQISIS from the coding sequence ATGACCCCGTACCGCACCGCCACCACCAGGGATGACGAGCGCACGTATTGCCAGCACACGTGTGAGCCCCTCCGTGCGGCCTCAAGGGCAGGGACCCTGGACCTGGTGGCCTGGGGACATGACCTCTATCCGGGGCGGTCTTTTGAAAAACACATGGTTCCAGAAGTGCGCTCGGTGGGCATGTGGAATGCCCCCAGAAAACAGCAGTGGGGCCTGGACTGGCACCACAACACCGGACTGGAATTCGGTTATGTGGAGCGCGGCAAGCTGGGCTTTGCACTGGAAGAGGACAGCTGGCTTCTTCATCCAGGCACCCTGACCCTCACCCGACCCTGGCAGAAGCACCGCCTGGGAAACCCACATGTGGAGGCCTGCACCTACCACTGGCTCCTGCTGGACGTGGGACCTGTCGAAGAAGATTCGTGGAAGTGGCCTGATTGGCTGGTCTGCTCAGCACAAGACCTGAAACACCTCAGGGACCTGCTGGACAGACAGAGTGCTCCTGTGTGGCACGGCAATGCAGAAACGGCCCGTTGTTTCGGACGCATCCGCAGTGCCCTGCTGCTGCCGGAACCAGAACAGGTTGCCGCAAGGCTCAAACTGCATGTGAATGAACTGGTGCTTGCCACCCTTGAACTGCTGTCCCAGCAGGAACACACCAGTCAGGCCCTTCCGGGTGCCTACCGCACAGTGCAGCTCTTTCTGGGCAACCTGATCCACCATCTGGACCAGCCCTGGACGCTGAACAGCATGGCGGAACACTGCCATCTGGGGCGCAGCCAGTTCTCCCATTACTGCCTGAGCATCACCAACATGACCCCCATCGATTACCTGAACCACCAGAGGCTCAACCTCGCCAGACAGTTGCTGGACAGCCAGCCTGAACTGAGCATCACCGAGATCAGCAACAGGTGCGGTTTCAATTCCAGCCAGTACTTTGCGAACAGTTTCAAAGCCAGAGAGGGTTGCACGCCAAGCGAGTACCGGAAAAGGCGGTTTGGTGGTTTGCCTCCCCAGATCTCCATTTCATAG
- a CDS encoding LacI family DNA-binding transcriptional regulator, translating into MKKRNVTINEVARAAGVSISTVSRIINGTAFVAEDKREAVEAALKQLGFQPNYLARTLISGRSMSIGVIAEDIVSPYFADVIRGIEHHLLDTDYQPILNSGHWSSPYELRAIETLIYRKVDALILLGSTLEDSKLLEIAERVPLFIFGRIVKGLEDRCLALDQFKGGYLATRHLIELGHRDIVHITGPENHLDALERLRGYQTALEDSGIPFQPQLVLQGDFLERTAYLSTLKLIESLSSFTAIFAANDQMAAGARLALYRKGLRIPDDVSLVGYDDLPGTAFMSPPLTTVHQPTYDIGQALAKHVLQVIQEELAEMPEFELSLVVRESTSRLHRGYRV; encoded by the coding sequence ATGAAGAAACGCAACGTCACCATCAATGAAGTCGCCAGAGCCGCTGGGGTGTCCATCAGCACGGTGTCCCGCATCATCAACGGAACGGCTTTTGTCGCAGAGGACAAACGGGAAGCTGTCGAGGCCGCCCTGAAACAGCTGGGGTTTCAGCCCAACTACCTGGCCCGCACCCTGATCAGCGGAAGAAGCATGAGCATCGGGGTGATCGCCGAGGACATTGTCAGCCCTTACTTTGCAGATGTGATTCGCGGGATTGAGCATCACCTGCTGGACACCGATTACCAGCCCATCCTCAACAGCGGCCACTGGTCCAGTCCTTACGAACTGCGGGCCATTGAGACCCTGATCTACCGCAAGGTGGATGCCCTGATCCTGCTGGGAAGCACCCTGGAGGATTCCAAACTGCTGGAGATCGCAGAACGGGTGCCCCTGTTCATCTTTGGACGGATCGTGAAAGGCCTGGAAGACCGCTGTCTGGCCCTGGACCAGTTCAAAGGGGGGTATCTTGCCACCCGTCACCTGATTGAACTGGGACACCGAGACATCGTGCACATCACCGGGCCTGAGAACCATCTGGATGCCCTGGAGCGGTTGCGGGGATACCAGACCGCTCTGGAAGACAGTGGAATTCCATTTCAGCCTCAACTGGTGCTGCAGGGGGATTTTCTGGAGCGCACCGCTTACCTGTCCACTTTGAAACTGATTGAGAGCCTGAGTTCCTTCACGGCCATTTTTGCTGCCAACGACCAGATGGCCGCAGGTGCGAGGCTGGCCCTTTACCGCAAGGGTTTGCGCATCCCTGACGATGTTTCACTGGTGGGTTACGATGACCTGCCTGGAACGGCCTTCATGTCCCCGCCGCTCACCACGGTGCACCAGCCCACTTACGACATCGGGCAGGCCCTGGCGAAACACGTCCTTCAGGTGATTCAGGAGGAACTTGCAGAGATGCCAGAATTTGAACTTTCACTGGTGGTGCGGGAATCCACCTCAAGGCTGCATCGGGGTTACCGGGTGTGA
- a CDS encoding glycoside hydrolase family 26 protein, whose amino-acid sequence MIPSPRKTLPRFLLLTALLTSCASQTLPQPPTGPESGIAGLPILKDTNADSTNGVFFGIFRERPNHANTPDEVSKDLRFKPATVMWYSSWKGNTAFPKAEVLALSQQGVVPNITWEPWDWSVGVDDPKQIKLKDILDGKWDAYIRSWAKEAKAVNVPFMLRWGHEFNGNWYPWAVSTNGQNPETYVKAYQHVHDIFKAEGATKVQWIWCFNNADVPGEAWNDVAKAYPGDAYVDWVSIDGYNWGTNPSWGSWASFRDVFKSGYDRALKIAPSKPIIIGEFASSEVGGDKGQWILNMFADLPKLFPQIKAIVWFDIQKEEDWRIDSSQISKERMVLGLRSKDVRGNGAALLKVPSTFTAPPPPTGKTKTIASFETLSEGRLTTAEGGKVFLSGFQQKPENPSTFSNQDQGNEPAAVVYPAGSGLTQRAGFDFNIKAPNDFAGVLMSLEVKPRTAEGQPVSVDYSAYKSLRLTVKATGTSKLRLEFIGAKSLGIPDGGYPQVYVDVGPEAKTINVPVSSFAQPDWASPKKTTTEVLQNLVTINVVADTVPSSGNVQVDDVMLVE is encoded by the coding sequence GTGATCCCCAGCCCCCGGAAAACCCTGCCCCGCTTTCTGCTCCTCACCGCCCTCCTGACCAGTTGTGCCTCCCAGACGCTGCCACAACCCCCCACTGGACCTGAGTCTGGAATTGCAGGTCTGCCCATCCTCAAAGACACCAATGCAGACAGCACCAATGGTGTCTTCTTCGGGATCTTCCGTGAGCGCCCAAACCACGCCAACACGCCAGATGAGGTTTCAAAAGACCTCAGGTTCAAGCCCGCCACCGTGATGTGGTACAGCTCCTGGAAAGGAAACACTGCGTTCCCCAAAGCAGAAGTTCTGGCCCTCAGCCAGCAAGGGGTGGTGCCCAACATCACCTGGGAACCCTGGGACTGGAGTGTCGGTGTTGATGACCCCAAACAGATCAAGCTGAAAGACATTCTGGACGGCAAATGGGACGCCTACATCCGCAGCTGGGCCAAAGAGGCCAAAGCGGTCAATGTTCCCTTCATGCTGCGCTGGGGACACGAATTCAACGGCAACTGGTACCCCTGGGCGGTGTCCACCAACGGCCAGAACCCCGAAACCTACGTGAAGGCCTACCAGCACGTGCATGACATCTTCAAGGCAGAAGGGGCCACCAAGGTCCAGTGGATCTGGTGCTTCAACAACGCCGATGTGCCCGGAGAAGCCTGGAACGATGTGGCAAAAGCCTATCCTGGTGATGCCTACGTGGACTGGGTGAGCATTGATGGCTACAACTGGGGAACCAACCCCTCCTGGGGAAGCTGGGCCTCCTTCAGGGATGTGTTCAAGAGCGGGTACGACCGTGCCCTGAAAATTGCCCCCTCCAAACCCATCATCATCGGAGAATTCGCCTCCTCAGAAGTGGGTGGAGACAAGGGCCAGTGGATTCTGAACATGTTTGCAGACCTGCCCAAACTCTTCCCCCAGATCAAGGCCATCGTGTGGTTCGACATCCAGAAGGAAGAAGACTGGCGCATCGATTCCTCCCAGATCAGCAAGGAACGCATGGTGCTGGGCCTTCGCAGCAAAGACGTGCGGGGCAACGGTGCAGCCCTTCTGAAGGTTCCCTCCACCTTCACCGCTCCACCACCACCCACCGGAAAAACCAAAACCATTGCCAGCTTTGAAACCCTGTCAGAAGGCAGGCTCACCACTGCAGAGGGGGGCAAGGTGTTCCTCTCGGGCTTCCAGCAAAAACCCGAGAACCCCAGCACCTTCAGCAACCAGGATCAGGGCAATGAACCCGCAGCCGTGGTCTACCCGGCTGGAAGTGGCCTGACCCAGCGGGCAGGATTCGACTTCAACATCAAAGCCCCCAATGACTTCGCAGGGGTGCTGATGAGCCTCGAAGTGAAACCCAGAACCGCAGAAGGGCAACCTGTCTCTGTGGATTACAGCGCCTACAAATCCCTCAGGCTCACCGTCAAAGCCACCGGAACCAGCAAACTGCGTCTGGAATTCATCGGAGCCAAATCCCTGGGCATTCCCGATGGTGGATACCCTCAGGTGTACGTGGATGTGGGACCTGAAGCCAAAACCATCAACGTGCCTGTCAGCAGTTTCGCGCAACCCGACTGGGCCTCTCCCAAAAAGACCACCACCGAAGTGCTGCAAAACCTCGTCACCATCAACGTGGTTGCAGACACGGTGCCCTCAAGCGGCAATGTGCAGGTCGATGATGTGATGCTGGTCGAATAA